The following coding sequences lie in one Arachis hypogaea cultivar Tifrunner chromosome 4, arahy.Tifrunner.gnm2.J5K5, whole genome shotgun sequence genomic window:
- the LOC140184087 gene encoding uncharacterized mitochondrial protein AtMg00820-like, whose product MKHNDLAPISQIEPQNVKEALNDPSWVKAMEEELIQFEKNKVWIFVPTSNRKKVTSTKWIFRNKLAEDGSIARNKARLVAQRYDQEEGIDFDESFAPVAIREAIRLLLAYATHKGFKLFKWMSNVPF is encoded by the coding sequence atgaaacacAATGATCTTGCTCCCATCTCTCAAATAGAACCTCAAAATGTGAAGGAAGCTCTTAATGATCCATCATGGGTTAAAGCAATGGAAGAAGAGCTAATCCAATTTGAGAAAAATAAAGTTTGGATATTTGTACCAACCTCAAATAGGAAGAAGGTAACCAGTACCAAATGGATCTTCCGAAATAAATTGGCTGAGGATGGAAGCATTGCAAGAAATAAAGCAAGACTAGTGGCTCAAAGGTATGATCAAGAAGAGGGCATTGACTTCGATGAATCTTTTGCTCCGGTTGCAATAAGGGAAGCAATAAGATTATTACTTGCCTATGCTACTCACAAAGGGTTCAAACttttcaaatggatgtcaaatgtgccCTTTTAA